The following DNA comes from Synergistaceae bacterium.
TCGGAGGAGGCGTAGAGCATCTCCTGCACCCCGTCGCCCCAGGACGCGCTTCTTACTGAGACCACGCGAGGATCCTCATCCCTGGCGCACTCCCACATCCTTTTGCAGAAGTTCATCCTGTCCGAGGTATCTAGCTCGGCTATCTCGCTGTCGTACAGGTCGAGGTCATCCGCCGTCTGCGACAGGGCCGGGCCGAGCCCGACGAAAGGATCCTCCTCGCAGGCGCCGCAGTTGGATATGCTCCAGTCCACCGCCTCCTCCAAACGGCCCCTGGAGAGGGAGTTGACGCGGGACACGCCCTGGCGGCCCGATGAGTCCAGTGTGCGAATGCCAATGCCTACGGAGAAGCCAGTGGAGATCCTCTCCGGCTCGCCGTCGAGCAGCGACAGCGAGTGCCCCGCGCCGGCGATGTACAGGACGTCCGCGGCCGCGGCACCCTTTTTGGCAGCCGTCTCCAGGACAAAGGCCGCCGCCTCTTCCGCAGTTTCTCGGTCGGGAGTCCTCCTCACGAGGCCGCAGCCTCTTCCAGGATTATCGAGGCGGCCCTGACCACCTGCTCCCTGGAGACATCCAGGTGAGTGACCAGTCTGAAGCGGCCGGCGGAGACGCTGTTGAACAGGACCCCCTTGGCCGCGCACCGGACGTTCAGGTCGGCGCCCGTGTCGTCCTCCATGTTGCAGTAGACCATGTTCGTCGGCTTCTCATTGTGCTCGACCTTCAGCACGTCCCCCTCGGAGAGCAGCCGGGCGAGCAGCGCCGCGTTCTCGTGATCCTCCTTCAGCCTGTCGATATTATGCTCCAGGGCGTAAAGACCTGCGGCGGCCAGTACTCCCGACTGGCGAAGCGCACCGCCCAAGCACTTCCTCCAGCGTCGCGCCTCGTCTATGAAGTCGCTCTTTCCGCACAGCATGCTCCCCACCGGCGCTCCGAGGCCCTTGGAGAGGCAGAACTGGATCGAGTCCGCGCACGAGGCGAACTCCCTCGCCTCGCAGCCCCAGGCCGCGGCCGCGTTGAAGATTCTTGCTCCGTCTATGTGGACGGACAGGCCGTGCCTCCTGGCCTCGTCTGCGGAGGCCCGGATGCTCTCCACCGGTATCGCCCGTCCC
Coding sequences within:
- the ltaE gene encoding low-specificity L-threonine aldolase, with protein sequence MFPVDLKSDTVTKPSQEMRRAMASAEVGDDVYGEDPTVNRLQEMAAEIMGKEAALFLPSGTMGNLAAVLSHCGRGEAAILGASCHMQNYEAGGMAALGSVVPLLADDSSGCIPPEEVRAHCRPSDIHFAPARLLCLENTHNRMGGRAIPVESIRASADEARRHGLSVHIDGARIFNAAAAWGCEAREFASCADSIQFCLSKGLGAPVGSMLCGKSDFIDEARRWRKCLGGALRQSGVLAAAGLYALEHNIDRLKEDHENAALLARLLSEGDVLKVEHNEKPTNMVYCNMEDDTGADLNVRCAAKGVLFNSVSAGRFRLVTHLDVSREQVVRAASIILEEAAAS